Proteins found in one Pocillopora verrucosa isolate sample1 chromosome 12, ASM3666991v2, whole genome shotgun sequence genomic segment:
- the LOC136277342 gene encoding LOW QUALITY PROTEIN: uncharacterized protein (The sequence of the model RefSeq protein was modified relative to this genomic sequence to represent the inferred CDS: substituted 2 bases at 2 genomic stop codons) — protein MRRAFSERPVKGTSACVCEVDEAKITSEVNKIDSFSKLHNVQFEEKGIRVXRSXRIGRGKEISFDQLVLKGQGDTGIVVSEKFFPLHDAHVYQCSDPVTESSEEENDWDDSNISMFECSEPGCVKSFQTFSGLESHLDVGDHCVKDERPSETLYDKLRRDWADRFTTSVNVTENEPSEPSIRQSENVSITALHTVIMAWALHKPQAGSIRLTYKVKKYLTAKFDLGEQSGLKADPQQVSNDMRKTRNEQNRRLFERDEWLTKSQVQGFFSRLAASRSQQAHSEIEHNPKELFLEEKEAGREVLIHGRNHNSLLGSHQFTGYIIALRMEFTE, from the coding sequence ATGAGGAGGGCTTTTTCTGAAAGACCAGTGAAAGGTACATCCGCATGCGTTTGCGAAGTTGACGAGGCGAAGATAACCTCAGAAGTGAACAAGATAGATAGTTTTAGCAAGCTTCACAATGTCCAGTTTGAGGAGAAAGGTATTCGTGTATGAAGGTCGTAGCGAATAGGGCGTGGCAAGGAAATCTCTTTTGACCAGCTGGTGTTAAAGGGCCAGGGGGACACTGGTATCGTTGTTAGTGAAAAATTTTTCCCTCTTCATGATGCACATGTTTATCAATGCTCAGATCCTGTGACAGAGAGTTCAGAAGAAGAGAATGACTGGGACGATTCGAATATAAGCATGTTTGAATGTTCCGAGCCTGGATGCGTGAAgagtttccaaacattttcaggGCTCGAGTCACATTTGGACGTAGGGGATCATTGCGTCAAAGATGAAAGGCCATCAGAAACGCTATATGACAAGCTTCGAAGAGATTGGGCAGACAGATTTACTACGTCAGTCAACGTCACTGAAAATGAACCGTCTGAACCTAGTATCCGCcaaagtgaaaatgtttcaataacCGCGTTGCACACTGTCATTATGGCCTGGGCCCTACACAAGCCACAAGCAGGATCCATTAGATTAACTTACAAAGTTAAGAAATATCTAACTGCGAAGTTTGACCTAGGGGAACAATCAGGGCTAAAAGCTGACCCTCAGCAAGTCTCAAATGATATGCGCAAGACAAGAAATGAGCAGAATAGGAGGTTGTTTGAACGAGACGAGTGGTTGACTAAGAGCCAAGTACAGGGTTTCTTTTCTCGCCTTGCAGCAAGCAGAAGTCAACAAGCACACTCAGAAATCGAGCACAATCCAAAGGAACTATTTCTAGAGGAAAAAGAAGCTGGGAGGGAGGTTCTTATTCATGGAAGAAATCATAATTCGCTGTTAGGGTCTCACCAATTCACAGGCTATATTATCGCCTTAAGAATGGAATTTACCGAGTAA